The following are encoded in a window of Pseudomonas multiresinivorans genomic DNA:
- a CDS encoding AraC family transcriptional regulator, with product MRERTIASHFVRAAVQGAQRKGLDVQALLRDAGIVPAILEEPRARIDPEQFSRLMQTLWEALDDEYMGFGSLPSKRGTFAMMCNAIIHCRTLEKALGRGSLFYGLFPEAPRIELVRDGDRARLTLDETHLRDPDHFLTESLLLIWHRLASWLIGQRIRLEEATFSYPPPEHQAEYDLLFPCPRRFAAASTSLLLQARYLDMPLLQDERTLKHFLKDSPADLLARPDGGDSLTSQIRRLLGRDCRRWPDLEQVAAQLHMSPQTLRRHLREEGPNFQELKDQLRRDLAIYYLGRDEHSIQDIADQLGFSEPSAFHRAFKKWTGLTPGAYRAQQGE from the coding sequence ATGCGTGAACGCACCATTGCCAGCCATTTCGTCCGCGCCGCCGTCCAAGGCGCCCAGCGCAAGGGGCTCGACGTCCAGGCGCTGCTGCGCGACGCCGGCATCGTCCCGGCCATCCTCGAGGAACCTCGCGCACGGATCGATCCCGAGCAGTTCAGCCGCCTGATGCAGACCCTCTGGGAAGCGCTGGACGACGAATACATGGGCTTCGGCAGCCTGCCGAGCAAGCGCGGCACCTTCGCCATGATGTGCAACGCGATCATCCACTGCCGCACGCTGGAGAAGGCGCTGGGCCGCGGCTCGCTGTTCTACGGGTTGTTTCCCGAGGCGCCGCGGATCGAGCTAGTGCGCGACGGCGACCGCGCCCGGCTGACCCTGGACGAGACCCACCTGCGCGACCCGGACCACTTCCTCACCGAGAGCCTGCTGCTGATCTGGCACCGCCTGGCCAGTTGGTTGATCGGCCAGCGCATCCGCCTGGAGGAAGCCACCTTCAGCTACCCGCCGCCCGAGCACCAGGCCGAGTACGACCTGCTGTTCCCCTGCCCTCGCCGCTTCGCCGCCGCCAGCACCAGCCTGCTGTTGCAGGCACGCTACCTGGACATGCCGCTGCTGCAGGACGAGCGCACGCTCAAGCACTTCCTCAAAGATTCACCCGCCGACCTGCTGGCCCGCCCTGACGGCGGCGACAGCCTTACCAGCCAGATCCGCCGCCTGCTCGGCCGCGACTGCCGCCGCTGGCCGGACCTGGAGCAGGTCGCCGCGCAACTGCACATGAGCCCGCAGACCCTGCGCCGGCATCTGCGGGAAGAAGGGCCGAACTTCCAGGAATTGAAGGACCAGCTGCGCCGCGACCTGGCGATCTACTACCTGGGCCGCGACGAGCACTCCATCCAGGACATCGCCGACCAGCTCGGTTTCTCCGAGCCATCGGCGTTCCACCGGGCGTTCAAGAAATGGACGGGGCTGACGCCCGGTGCGTATCGGGCGCAGCAGGGGGAGTAG
- a CDS encoding ATP-binding protein, translating to MIRSLRLRLMIGAAILAVLFMAALLPALQRAFSIALENAIQQRLAADVATLVSSARIEGNVLSMPEHLPVEDFNLPESKLLGFIYDQSGKLVWRSTSAQDESVDYSPKYDGMIDEFTRIRDASGQEFFVYDVEIDLLGGKRAAYSIVTMQPESEFRELVSGFRDQLYLWLGGALLLLLGLLWLGLGWGFRSMRGLRSELDQIEAGDRESLSDDHPAEMLRLTDSVNRLLESERAQRERYRNSLGDLAHSLKTPLAVLQGVSETLADQPQNREQVQVLQTQIERMSQQIGYQLQRATLRKSGLIRHRAALDPLLDTIGGALDKVYRDKRVKLARDIPPGFSLPLEKGALLEMLGNLLENAYRLCLTTVKVSARKEGRMFELIIEDDGPGVPASQRERILKRGERLDTQHPGQGIGTAVVKDIIDSYDGELALEDSALGGACFRIRLPA from the coding sequence ATGATCCGCTCGCTGCGCCTGCGGCTGATGATCGGTGCGGCGATTCTCGCCGTGCTGTTCATGGCCGCGTTGCTGCCGGCTCTCCAGCGTGCGTTCAGCATCGCCCTGGAGAATGCCATCCAGCAACGCCTGGCGGCGGACGTGGCGACCCTGGTGTCTTCGGCGCGTATCGAAGGCAATGTCCTGAGCATGCCCGAGCACCTGCCGGTGGAAGACTTCAACCTTCCCGAATCCAAGTTGCTGGGCTTCATCTATGACCAGTCCGGCAAGCTGGTGTGGCGCTCCACCTCGGCCCAGGACGAGAGCGTTGACTACTCGCCCAAGTACGACGGCATGATCGACGAGTTCACCCGCATCCGCGATGCCTCTGGCCAGGAGTTCTTCGTCTACGACGTGGAGATCGACCTGCTCGGCGGCAAGCGTGCTGCCTACAGCATCGTCACCATGCAGCCGGAGAGCGAATTCCGCGAACTGGTCAGTGGCTTCCGCGACCAGCTCTACCTCTGGCTCGGCGGCGCGCTTCTGTTGCTGCTGGGCCTGCTCTGGCTCGGCCTGGGCTGGGGCTTTCGCTCCATGCGCGGGCTGCGCTCGGAGCTGGACCAGATCGAGGCCGGTGATCGCGAGAGCCTGAGCGATGATCATCCTGCCGAGATGCTGCGCCTGACCGACTCGGTCAACCGCCTGCTGGAAAGCGAACGTGCCCAGCGCGAGCGCTACCGCAATTCCCTGGGCGACCTCGCCCACAGCCTGAAGACGCCGCTGGCGGTACTGCAGGGCGTCAGCGAAACCCTCGCCGACCAGCCGCAGAACCGCGAGCAGGTGCAGGTGCTGCAGACCCAGATCGAGCGCATGAGCCAGCAGATCGGCTACCAGTTGCAGCGCGCGACCCTGCGCAAGAGCGGCCTGATCCGCCACCGCGCGGCCCTCGATCCGCTGCTGGACACCATCGGCGGCGCGCTGGACAAGGTCTACCGCGACAAGCGGGTGAAGCTTGCGCGGGATATCCCGCCGGGCTTTTCCCTGCCGCTGGAAAAGGGCGCGCTGCTGGAGATGCTCGGCAACCTGCTGGAGAACGCCTATCGCCTGTGCCTGACCACGGTGAAGGTCAGCGCGCGCAAGGAGGGCCGGATGTTCGAACTGATCATCGAGGACGACGGCCCCGGAGTTCCCGCCAGCCAGCGCGAGCGCATCCTCAAGCGCGGCGAGCGCCTGGATACCCAGCACCCCGGCCAGGGCATCGGCACGGCGGTGGTCAAGGACATCATCGACAGCTACGACGGCGAGCTGGCGCTGGAGGATTCCGCGCTGGGCGGCGCTTGCTTCCGGATTCGCCTGCCGGCTTGA
- a CDS encoding response regulator, with amino-acid sequence MKLLVVEDEALLRHHLYTRLGEQGHVVDAVANAEEALYRASEYHHDLAMIDLGLPGMSGLDLIREFRSQGKTFPILILTARGNWQDKVEGLAAGADDYVVKPFQFEELEARLNALLRRSSGFAQSSIEAGPLLLDINRKQALVNGESLQLTAFEYRILEYLMRHHQQVVAKERLIEQLYPDDDERDPNVIEVLVGRLRRKLESAAGFKPIDTVRGQGYIFNELCK; translated from the coding sequence ATGAAACTGCTGGTGGTGGAAGACGAGGCGCTGTTGCGCCATCACCTGTACACCCGGCTTGGCGAGCAAGGCCACGTGGTCGATGCCGTCGCCAACGCCGAAGAGGCGCTGTACCGCGCCAGCGAATACCATCACGACCTGGCGATGATCGACCTTGGGCTGCCCGGCATGAGCGGCCTGGACCTGATCCGCGAATTCCGCAGCCAGGGCAAGACCTTCCCCATACTCATCCTCACCGCTCGCGGCAACTGGCAGGACAAGGTCGAAGGCCTGGCCGCCGGCGCCGACGACTACGTGGTCAAGCCCTTCCAGTTCGAAGAACTGGAGGCCCGCCTGAACGCACTGCTGCGCCGCTCCAGCGGCTTCGCCCAGTCGAGCATCGAGGCCGGCCCGCTGCTGCTGGACATCAACCGCAAGCAGGCACTGGTCAACGGCGAATCGCTGCAGCTGACCGCCTTCGAGTACCGCATCCTCGAATACCTCATGCGCCATCATCAGCAGGTGGTCGCCAAGGAGCGCCTGATCGAGCAGCTCTACCCGGACGACGACGAGCGCGACCCGAACGTCATCGAGGTACTGGTCGGGCGCCTGCGCCGCAAGCTGGAGAGCGCAGCGGGCTTCAAGCCGATCGATACCGTGCGCGGCCAGGGCTACATCTTCAACGAGCTGTGTAAATGA
- a CDS encoding outer membrane beta-barrel protein: MKTLKKIALASAILGASVAATAASAADTFVGMTWGETSNNIQKSDALNRNLGNPKFDSVINNSGTWGVRAGQQMEQGRYYVTYENVSDTENGLKLRQQNLLGSYDAFLPLGDQGTKLFGGGTAGLVKLEQDSKGYSRDSDVGYAIGAQAGILQEVGKNASLEGGYRYLRTNASTEMSPHGGGKVGSLDLHSSSQFYLGANYKF; the protein is encoded by the coding sequence ATGAAAACTCTGAAGAAAATCGCCCTCGCCAGCGCCATCCTCGGTGCCAGTGTCGCCGCTACAGCCGCCAGCGCCGCCGACACCTTCGTCGGCATGACCTGGGGCGAAACCAGCAACAACATCCAGAAATCCGATGCGCTGAACCGCAACCTCGGCAACCCGAAGTTCGACAGCGTGATCAACAACAGCGGCACCTGGGGCGTGCGCGCCGGCCAGCAGATGGAGCAGGGCCGCTACTACGTCACCTATGAAAACGTCTCCGACACCGAGAACGGCCTGAAGCTGCGTCAGCAGAACCTGCTCGGCAGCTACGACGCCTTCCTGCCGCTGGGCGACCAGGGCACCAAGCTGTTCGGCGGCGGCACCGCCGGCCTGGTCAAGCTGGAGCAGGACTCCAAGGGCTACAGCCGCGACAGCGACGTGGGTTACGCCATCGGTGCGCAAGCCGGTATTCTCCAGGAGGTCGGCAAGAACGCATCGCTCGAAGGTGGCTACCGTTACCTGCGTACCAACGCGAGTACCGAGATGAGCCCGCACGGCGGCGGCAAGGTGGGATCCCTTGACCTGCACAGCAGCTCCCAGTTCTACCTGGGCGCCAACTACAAGTTCTGA
- the napE gene encoding periplasmic nitrate reductase, NapE protein, with the protein MTEETGPGTDKGKETRLFLFLVICLFPLLSVAIVGGYGFIVWMYQLVVGPPGPPS; encoded by the coding sequence ATGACTGAAGAGACCGGACCCGGCACGGACAAAGGCAAGGAAACCCGGCTGTTCCTGTTCCTCGTGATCTGCCTGTTCCCTCTGCTCTCCGTAGCCATCGTCGGTGGCTATGGCTTTATCGTGTGGATGTACCAACTGGTGGTGGGGCCCCCCGGCCCGCCGTCCTAG
- the napF gene encoding ferredoxin-type protein NapF, with translation MLARRALLRRLGGAPEVRRPPWTATASEFLEGCTRCNACIDACPEQVLRIGDGGYPQLDFTNAGCSLCGACARTCEAEVFDLSREAFPWRAQIDDHCLARAGIHCRSCDDACEPRAIRFRPQLGGPSLPTLDPTLCTGCGACVSPCPGNAIHLNREAHHA, from the coding sequence ATGCTCGCCCGACGCGCCTTGCTGCGGCGCCTGGGCGGTGCGCCTGAAGTACGTCGCCCGCCATGGACTGCCACCGCCAGCGAATTTCTCGAAGGCTGCACACGCTGCAATGCCTGCATCGACGCTTGCCCCGAGCAAGTGTTGCGCATCGGCGACGGCGGCTATCCGCAGCTGGACTTCACCAACGCCGGCTGCAGCCTGTGCGGCGCCTGCGCGCGCACCTGCGAAGCCGAGGTGTTCGACCTGAGCCGCGAGGCGTTTCCCTGGCGCGCGCAGATCGACGACCACTGCCTGGCCCGCGCCGGCATCCACTGCCGCAGCTGCGACGACGCCTGCGAACCGCGCGCCATCCGCTTCCGCCCGCAACTCGGCGGGCCATCCCTGCCCACCCTCGACCCGACCCTGTGCACAGGCTGCGGCGCCTGCGTCTCGCCCTGCCCCGGCAACGCCATCCACCTGAACCGTGAGGCCCACCATGCCTGA
- a CDS encoding chaperone NapD: MPESIQIASLIVHTRPELLEAVKANLLRLPNLEVHQQSAQGKLVVLLEAEHEASILDNLNAIQNLPGVLNAVLIYHEVVESPEAPQIEPQPELAQAGGAR; the protein is encoded by the coding sequence ATGCCCGAGAGCATCCAGATCGCCAGCCTGATCGTGCACACGCGCCCCGAGCTGCTCGAGGCGGTGAAGGCCAACCTGCTGCGCCTGCCGAACCTGGAAGTCCATCAGCAAAGCGCCCAGGGAAAGCTGGTCGTGCTGCTCGAAGCCGAGCATGAGGCGAGCATCCTCGACAACCTCAATGCCATCCAGAACCTGCCCGGCGTTCTCAACGCGGTGCTGATCTACCACGAGGTCGTCGAGTCGCCGGAAGCCCCGCAGATCGAGCCCCAACCCGAACTGGCCCAGGCCGGAGGTGCAAGATGA
- the napA gene encoding nitrate reductase catalytic subunit NapA encodes MNLTRRQFAKANAAAIAAAAAGLPILSSASNLVTEADMTRLDWNKAPCRFCGTGCSVMVATRDNKVVATHGDIKAEVNRGINCVKGYFLSKIMYGSDRLTRPLLRMKDGKFDKQGEFQPISWDAAFDIMAEKFKAALKAKGPTSVGMFGSGQWTVWEGYAANKLFKAGLRSNNIDPNARHCMASAVMGFMRSFGMDEPMGCYDDIEATDTFVLWGSNMAEMHPVLWSRVTDRRLSAGQVKVAVLSTFEHRSFDLADIPMVFKPQTDLYILNYIANHIIESGAVNRDFVDKHTRFAHGAEDIGYGLRPDNPLEKKAKNADKANTWTDIGFDEFAAFVKPYTLERTAKETGVPAERLKALAELYADPKRKVVSFWTMGFNQHTRGVWANNLIYNIHLLTGKISEPGNSPFSLTGQPSACGTAREVGTFSHRLPADLVVTNPKHRETAEKIWKVPAGTIQEKIGFHAVQQSRMLKDGVLNVYWTQVCNNMHAGPNIMQEVLPGWRNPENFVIVSDVYPTVSAQAADLILPSAMWVEKEGAFGNAERRTQFWHQLVKAPGEAKSDLWQLVEFSKRFTTDEVWPAELLAKAPQLKGKTLYEVLYKNGQVDAYENDEITKGFENDEAKAFGFYIQKGLFEEYASFGRGHGHDLAPFDAYHEARGLRWPVVNGKETRWRYREGYDPYVTAGSGVQFYGYPDKKAIIFALPYEPPAEAPDKEYPFWLSTGRVLEHWHTGSMTQRVPELYKAVPDAVVYMHPDDARELKMRRGSEVKVISRRGEIRARIETRGRNKPPQGLVFVPFFDANKLINKVTLDATDPISKQTDYKKCAVRIELVSLA; translated from the coding sequence ATGAACCTGACCCGCCGCCAGTTCGCCAAGGCCAATGCCGCCGCCATTGCCGCGGCCGCCGCCGGCCTGCCGATCCTGAGCTCCGCCAGCAACCTGGTCACCGAGGCGGACATGACCCGCCTGGACTGGAACAAGGCGCCGTGCCGCTTCTGCGGCACCGGCTGCAGCGTGATGGTCGCCACCCGCGACAACAAGGTGGTCGCCACCCACGGCGACATCAAGGCCGAGGTCAACCGCGGGATCAACTGCGTGAAGGGCTACTTCCTGTCCAAGATCATGTACGGCAGCGATCGCCTGACGCGGCCGTTGCTGCGCATGAAGGACGGCAAGTTCGACAAGCAGGGCGAATTCCAGCCGATCAGCTGGGACGCCGCCTTCGACATCATGGCCGAGAAGTTCAAGGCCGCACTCAAGGCCAAGGGCCCCACCTCGGTGGGCATGTTCGGCTCCGGGCAATGGACAGTCTGGGAAGGCTACGCCGCCAACAAGCTGTTCAAGGCCGGCCTGCGCAGCAACAACATCGACCCCAACGCGCGGCACTGCATGGCCTCGGCGGTGATGGGCTTCATGCGCAGCTTCGGCATGGACGAGCCGATGGGCTGCTACGACGACATCGAGGCCACCGATACCTTCGTGCTCTGGGGCTCGAACATGGCCGAGATGCACCCGGTGCTCTGGTCGCGGGTCACCGACCGCCGCCTGAGCGCAGGGCAGGTCAAGGTGGCCGTGCTGTCGACCTTCGAGCACCGCAGCTTCGACCTGGCCGATATTCCCATGGTGTTCAAGCCGCAGACCGACCTGTACATCCTCAACTACATCGCCAACCACATCATCGAAAGCGGTGCGGTCAACCGCGATTTCGTCGACAAGCACACCCGCTTCGCCCACGGCGCCGAGGACATCGGCTACGGCCTGCGCCCGGACAACCCGCTGGAGAAGAAGGCGAAGAACGCAGACAAGGCCAACACCTGGACCGACATCGGCTTCGACGAATTCGCTGCCTTCGTCAAACCCTACACGCTGGAGCGCACCGCCAAGGAAACCGGCGTGCCGGCCGAACGCCTGAAGGCCCTCGCCGAGCTGTATGCCGACCCGAAACGCAAGGTGGTGTCGTTCTGGACCATGGGCTTCAACCAGCACACCCGCGGGGTCTGGGCGAACAACCTGATCTACAACATCCACCTGCTCACCGGGAAGATCAGCGAGCCGGGCAACAGCCCCTTCTCGCTCACCGGCCAACCCTCGGCCTGCGGCACCGCGCGCGAGGTCGGCACCTTCTCTCACCGCTTGCCGGCGGACCTGGTGGTGACCAATCCGAAGCACCGTGAAACCGCCGAGAAGATCTGGAAAGTGCCCGCCGGCACCATCCAGGAAAAAATCGGCTTCCACGCCGTGCAGCAGAGCCGGATGCTCAAGGACGGCGTGCTCAACGTCTACTGGACCCAGGTCTGCAACAACATGCACGCCGGGCCGAACATCATGCAGGAAGTGCTGCCGGGCTGGCGCAACCCGGAAAACTTCGTGATCGTCTCCGACGTCTACCCGACCGTCTCGGCACAGGCAGCGGACCTGATCCTGCCCAGCGCCATGTGGGTGGAGAAGGAAGGCGCTTTCGGCAATGCCGAGCGCCGCACGCAGTTCTGGCACCAGTTGGTGAAGGCGCCGGGCGAGGCGAAATCCGATCTCTGGCAGTTGGTCGAGTTCTCCAAGCGCTTCACCACCGACGAAGTCTGGCCCGCCGAACTGCTGGCGAAGGCGCCGCAACTCAAGGGCAAGACGCTCTACGAGGTGCTGTACAAGAACGGCCAGGTGGACGCGTACGAGAACGACGAGATCACCAAGGGCTTCGAGAATGACGAGGCCAAGGCCTTCGGCTTCTACATCCAGAAGGGGCTGTTCGAGGAGTACGCCAGCTTCGGCCGTGGGCACGGCCACGACCTCGCACCCTTCGACGCCTATCACGAGGCGCGCGGCCTGCGCTGGCCGGTGGTCAACGGCAAGGAGACCCGCTGGCGCTACCGCGAGGGCTACGACCCCTACGTCACCGCTGGCAGCGGCGTGCAGTTCTACGGCTACCCGGACAAGAAGGCGATCATCTTCGCCCTGCCCTACGAGCCGCCGGCCGAGGCCCCGGACAAGGAATATCCCTTCTGGCTCTCCACCGGCCGCGTGCTCGAACACTGGCACACCGGCTCGATGACCCAGCGCGTGCCGGAGCTCTACAAGGCGGTGCCCGACGCCGTGGTGTACATGCACCCCGACGATGCGCGCGAGCTGAAGATGCGCCGGGGCAGCGAGGTGAAGGTGATCAGCCGGCGTGGCGAGATTCGCGCGCGCATAGAGACCCGCGGGCGCAACAAGCCGCCGCAGGGACTGGTGTTCGTGCCTTTCTTCGATGCCAACAAGCTGATCAACAAGGTCACGCTGGACGCCACCGACCCGATCTCCAAGCAGACCGACTACAAGAAGTGCGCGGTGCGCATCGAACTGGTCAGCCTGGCCTGA
- a CDS encoding nitrate reductase cytochrome c-type subunit, with amino-acid sequence MKPILPALLLLLFALPALAADVNYPLDAPAPDGRRPGGTIAEDRPAPPLAADENKDIRRERAYPEQPPTIPHTIAGYRIDTNSNKCLSCHSRANSARVQAPMISITHYMDRDGQALAAVAPRRYFCVQCHVPQKDVQPLVGNTFEDIDKILQRDAAAGKSASNDDGTSTGNP; translated from the coding sequence ATGAAACCGATACTGCCCGCCCTGCTCCTGCTGCTCTTCGCCCTTCCGGCGCTGGCTGCCGACGTCAACTACCCGCTGGACGCCCCGGCCCCGGATGGCCGCCGCCCCGGCGGCACCATCGCCGAAGACCGCCCGGCGCCACCGCTCGCCGCTGACGAGAACAAGGACATCCGCCGCGAACGCGCCTACCCCGAACAGCCGCCGACCATCCCACACACCATCGCCGGCTACCGCATCGACACCAACTCCAACAAGTGCCTGTCGTGCCACAGCCGCGCCAACAGCGCGCGGGTGCAGGCGCCGATGATCAGCATCACCCACTACATGGATCGCGACGGCCAGGCGCTGGCGGCCGTGGCACCCCGGAGATACTTCTGCGTGCAGTGCCACGTGCCGCAGAAGGATGTGCAACCGCTGGTGGGCAACACCTTCGAGGACATCGACAAGATCCTCCAGCGCGACGCGGCCGCCGGGAAGTCCGCCAGCAACGACGACGGCACATCCACCGGCAACCCCTGA